The region CTCGTCGCCGGACTCACCCCGGACGCCGCTCAGCAGCTCGACGGCTACTCCGGTGTCACGCTGGACGGCTACACGGGGATCCGCACGTCCTATCTGTCCCTGAACACCCTGGGCGTGGTGGCGGGCGGGTTCCTGTACACGGCGGGCTTCGGCCCGCAGGACCCGGTGACGGGCGAGATTCCGGAAGGCGTCGGGGCACAGACCGCACAGGTACTGCGCAATGTCGCCGCCGTGCTCGCCGAACAGGGGCTGACCCTGCGGGACGTGGTGAAGGTGACGACACATCTGCAGCATCTGAAGCGGGACTTCGCCGGGTACGACGCCGCCTACCGCGAGTTCTTCAGCGAGCCCTGTCCGGTGCGCACCACCGTCGGGTCGGATCTGATGGACATCCTGGTGGAGATCGACGTCGTGGCCGTCGTACCGGACACGGGCGGGACGTTCCATTGAATCGTCTATTCGTTCCGGATAATGGAACGGTGATGGGTTAAGCTGAGTGACATGCCGAAGCCGGTCAATACCCCCGCGAGCCACCGCGAGGATCCGCGTGCCGCCGCAAAGGGCCCTGTGGACAAGGCACTCGAGGTGCTGGACGCACTGGTCCAGCCCGATGCCCCGCATCGCCTGGCCGACCTCGCCGCCCGCACGGGGCTGCCGAAGCCGACCGTCCACCGTCTGCTGCAGACCTTCGCCGACGCCGGATACGCGATCCCGGGCCCCGGCGGCAGCTACCAGGCCGGACCGCGTCTGCTCGGGCTCGCCGCCACGACGATGGCGTCCAGCCGCGAGCTGCGGCTGGCCCGCCCGGTCCTGGACGACCTGCGGCAGCGCACCGGCCATCTGGCCCACTTCTCGGTGCGGGACGGGGCCGTGGCGGTGCATGTGACGCACTCGGAGCCGTCGTCCGCGTACCACATGGCGCCGACCGCGGGCGGCGAAGTCCCGCTGTACTGCTCGGCGGTGGGATGGGCGATGCTGTCGGCCCTTCCGTCGCCGATGGCGGCGGAGCTTCTGGGCAGCGAGCCTCTCCCGGCCCGTACGCCGCGGACGGCGACGGATCCGGGGACCGTGCTCGCGGCTCTGCCCGCCGTGCGCGAACAGGGCTACGCGGTCGACGACGAATACGCGGAGCAGGACGTCCGCGCCATCGCCGCCCCGGTGCTGGGACCGGGCGGGCAGGTCGCCGGCGCGGTCGGCATTGTCGGGCTGACGTTCACGCTGGATGAGGGGAGCGTGGCGATGCTGGGACCGATGGTGCGCGCCGCCGCCGGGGCGGTGTCGGCGGCGCTGCGCGGCGGCGCGGGGACGCTGGGGATCGTGCGGGGGCGGGAGTGAGCGGGGCCGCTAGCGGTCGGACCACCCCGGGGGCGGACCGGACGGGAACAGCCGGACCGCGCCCACCAGACGAACCCGCGCTGCTCGAAGGACTCCTGGCAGCAGGCCGCCGGACCGGGATCTACTCCGCGGCCGCCTGGTCGGTCGGCACCGCGGCCGGGCGGACGGTCCACGGGCATCTGGGGACCCGCAGTTGGGGCGGGGCGGAGCTGAACGGCACCGAGCTGTGGGACCTGGCCTCGGTGACGAAGCCGATCGTGGGTCTGGCCGCACTGCGGCTGGCGGAGGCGGGAGCGCTGCGCCTCGACGACACGGTCGGCGCGTATCTGCCGGAGTACCGCCGCGTGCCCGGCAAGGCGGACATCACCCTCACCCAGTTGCTCGCCCACACCTCAGGACTGCCCGGCGGTACCCCGCTGTGGCGTGCGCACTCCGACCGGGACGGGCTGCTGGCGGCCCTCCGTGAGCTGCCGATGCGCGGGGCGCCGGGCACGGTGGTGGAGTACTCGTCCGCGGGGTTCATCCTGCTCGGCCTGATCCTCGAACGGGCCGCCGCCACCGGTCTGGACGAGCTGGTCGCACAACAGGTGTGCGCGCCGCTGGGCATGCGCGAGACGGTGTTCGCGCCCGGCCCGGCGGCCCGCGAGCGCGCGGTCTCCACGGAGCTGTGCACCTGGCGCGGCCGCCTGGTGACCGGCCAGGTGCACGACGAGAACGCGGTGGTGCTCGGCGGAGTCTGTGGCCACGCCGGCCTGTTCGCGTCACTGTCCGACGTGGACCGGCTGGGCCGGGCGCTCGCGGCGGGCGGTGGCGGTCTGCTGAGCGCGCCCGGCTTCGCCCGGATGACCGCCTGCCATACGGAGGGTCTCCCGCTGCGCCGCTGCCTCGGCTGGCAGGGGCAGGACGCGGTGGGCTCGCCGGTCGGTACGGCGATGGGCCCGTCCTCGTACGGCCACACGGGCTTTACGGGGACGAGCCTGTGGGTGGAGCCGGGGGCGGACGGGGCGGAAGGCCGCTACTACGTCCTCCTCACCAACCGCGTCCACCCCAGCCGCGAGCCCCGCCGCTTCCCGGCGGTCCGCCGCGCCTTCCACCACCACGCTGCGGCGCTCGCCTGCGCAATGGACACGCTCTGACTCAGGCTCAGGTTTGTTGGATTTTGATAGGTGACATACGCGCCTGGCGTTCATGTACGTAGAGCTGTCTGCCTCACAACCGTACTGAACCCGCTCGTAGGCACGGCGTGATCAATACAGCCATGAACCACGGCGGCTGAATACCCCGGAGCACCATGTGGCTTTGTGGTTCGTTGTGTTGACACATGTCGTGATGAGTGTGACGGTGGCGGAGCTTGGTCCTGGCCTGGATGTGCACTGTTCGTTCTTCAACGGAAGTGAGACGCATGAGCTCAGGAATACGGCGCCGCAGCCTTCTGTCCGCGGCCGCTCTGGGAAGCACAGCCGGTTCGCTCGGTCTCTTGGTCCCGGCGTCGGCACAGCCGGTCCTCGGCGCCGAACCGTCCGCGGCCACGTTGCCCGCCGAGGACGGGTACGACCTGTGGCTGCGCTACCGGCGGGTGGAGGATCCCGGTCAACTCAAGCGATACCGGGCCGCGTTGGGGACCCTGGTCCGGCAGGGAGGCGGCCCGCTCCAGCAGTCGGCGGTGGAGGAGTTGGTCCGCGGGCTCAGCGGGCTGCTCGGTACCCGGGTGGCGCCACGCACCAGCGCCCCCTTGCACGCGGCACTTGTGGTGGGCACTCCGACGAGTTCCCCCCTGATCCGAGAGCTCGTCCCCGCGGCCGACGTGGCCGAGCTCGGCGACGAGGGCTATGTCGTCCGCCGGGTCACCCGGCGCGGCAGGGACT is a window of Streptomyces violaceusniger Tu 4113 DNA encoding:
- a CDS encoding serine hydrolase domain-containing protein; the protein is MSGAASGRTTPGADRTGTAGPRPPDEPALLEGLLAAGRRTGIYSAAAWSVGTAAGRTVHGHLGTRSWGGAELNGTELWDLASVTKPIVGLAALRLAEAGALRLDDTVGAYLPEYRRVPGKADITLTQLLAHTSGLPGGTPLWRAHSDRDGLLAALRELPMRGAPGTVVEYSSAGFILLGLILERAAATGLDELVAQQVCAPLGMRETVFAPGPAARERAVSTELCTWRGRLVTGQVHDENAVVLGGVCGHAGLFASLSDVDRLGRALAAGGGGLLSAPGFARMTACHTEGLPLRRCLGWQGQDAVGSPVGTAMGPSSYGHTGFTGTSLWVEPGADGAEGRYYVLLTNRVHPSREPRRFPAVRRAFHHHAAALACAMDTL
- a CDS encoding RidA family protein, whose amino-acid sequence is MSLNTLGVVAGGFLYTAGFGPQDPVTGEIPEGVGAQTAQVLRNVAAVLAEQGLTLRDVVKVTTHLQHLKRDFAGYDAAYREFFSEPCPVRTTVGSDLMDILVEIDVVAVVPDTGGTFH
- a CDS encoding IclR family transcriptional regulator, translated to MPKPVNTPASHREDPRAAAKGPVDKALEVLDALVQPDAPHRLADLAARTGLPKPTVHRLLQTFADAGYAIPGPGGSYQAGPRLLGLAATTMASSRELRLARPVLDDLRQRTGHLAHFSVRDGAVAVHVTHSEPSSAYHMAPTAGGEVPLYCSAVGWAMLSALPSPMAAELLGSEPLPARTPRTATDPGTVLAALPAVREQGYAVDDEYAEQDVRAIAAPVLGPGGQVAGAVGIVGLTFTLDEGSVAMLGPMVRAAAGAVSAALRGGAGTLGIVRGRE